CGGACATGGACGTTGGACGTGTTCCCGACAGGGCGGCGCAGGCCGGGCCGCGCGGGCGCGGTGCCTGGTCGTCTGTCTGTTCGCGTGTGAATACGGATGGTTGCCGCTTCGGGTGCCGCCCAGCAGGGCGGCGGCGGTGCCGTGACGGGGATGACACACCCTAGCAGAAGGGGGGCGCACCCACAACGCCGGAATGGGGGCGGTGAGTCCCCGGCGGTGAGTCCCCGGCGGTGAGGCCCGGACGGTGAGGCCCGGACGGTGAGGCGAACGGATTGGGTGGCCCGGTTGGGCCAGACATGTTGGGCCAGACATGTTGGGCCGGACAAGTTGGCCAGGCATGCTGGTCAGACGAGTGGGCGGGACGGGGAGCGGGCGCGGATTTGCCGCGCGTCTTGCCCGGCAGATGGGGAATGCGTACAACCACGGCTGCCGCCGCAGCCAGCGGGCGGCACAGGAGGTTGACGTGTTCGACGTGACCATGGCCCATGCGGCCGCCGCAGCCACCGTGGCAACGGACGCGGGACTGGGGGGGCTGATTCTGGAAAAGGCGGGGCAGTACGTCCTGATCATCGCCTTTTTCTGGTCCATCATCTGGTTCTTGCGTTTTCTGTACGGCCCCAAGGGCATATTCCGCGACCCGACCTGGGACCGCTGGAACGACCAGGCTCGGCGCGAGACGGAGCTTTCCGCGCAGGACGCCGACGCGCAGGCGCAGGCTGCGGCTCCCCACACGGCTCCCCACGCCGCCGCCCATGCGGCACAGTCCGCCGGGACGGCAGCGCCTTCCGACGGGGACCGGCGGTGAGCATGGACGCCCAGCGTGACATTTTCCGGCACGAGGCGTGGTTCGGCCAGTACGTGGACCGCTTCCTGACCGGCGATGCGGCGCATGACGCGCACATCGAACTCAAGCGCGAACATTCCCTGCTGGTGCTGGGCAACGCACGGGCCATCGTGTCCGAGGCCGTGGCGGCGGGGACCATGGACGTGGTCAGCGCCCGTGCGGCCTTGCTGGGCGCGCTGTACCACGACATCGGGCGGTTCCGGCAGTACCGGCGCTGGCAGACCTTCAGCGATGCGCGCTCCACCAACCACGGCCTGCTGGGCGGGCGCGTCCTGAACGAGGAACGCCCCCTGCACGACGAATCCCCCGCCGTGCGGCATCTGGCCGCCTGCGCCGTGGTGCTGCACAACCGTTTCGCCATTCCCGGCGGGGTTTCGCCGCGTGTCCGCCAGGTGACCCGCGTGGTGCGCGATGCCGACAAGCTGGACATCTTCCGGGTGCTGGCCGCCCACATGGAACCCGGCGGCCCTCGTGACGACGTGGTGGTGATGCACCTGCCGGAAGTGCAGGGGGCGTGGACACCCGCCGTGCTGGACGCGGTGCGCGCCGGACGCCTGGCCAGCTATGCGGACATGCGCTGCCTGAACGATTTTCGCATCCTGCTGTGCGGCTGGTGCTTCGACCTGGGGTTTGCCGCCTCGCGCAGGTTGCTGCGCGAATCGG
This genomic window from Nitratidesulfovibrio sp. SRB-5 contains:
- a CDS encoding HD domain-containing protein — encoded protein: MDAQRDIFRHEAWFGQYVDRFLTGDAAHDAHIELKREHSLLVLGNARAIVSEAVAAGTMDVVSARAALLGALYHDIGRFRQYRRWQTFSDARSTNHGLLGGRVLNEERPLHDESPAVRHLAACAVVLHNRFAIPGGVSPRVRQVTRVVRDADKLDIFRVLAAHMEPGGPRDDVVVMHLPEVQGAWTPAVLDAVRAGRLASYADMRCLNDFRILLCGWCFDLGFAASRRLLRESGRVEQLLAWLPAPDQVPEMAELRCRVLAALHDQNDMADCRPGMTGDAAETPESVAP